The DNA sequence TGTTCATAATCAAACGACCTCCCAGCGTGGATCATCCCAGTGTCTCCGTTAACGGATAACAATGAGGACACCGGGACACCGTTCATCTCGCCGGGTAAAAGGGAATAAATAACTGTGCCATTCTGTCTCCAGTCTGGGTCTCGTGCAGTAACGGAACACACGGAGGAACCAGGTTGGTTATTTTCAGTCACGTGGGCACTATAGGACTGTTCCTCAAACACAGGTGGGTTGTCGTTCACGTCAGCTACAGATAACTGAACAGTTTTAGAGGAGGACAGCGGCGGAGAGCCCTCATCGGTGGCGGTGATTGTAATGTTGTAATCAGGCACTAGTTCACGGTCCAGTTCGCCCGTGGTCACCAGAGAATAGTAGTTTTTGATGGATGGTACCAGCTTAAAAGGAACGTTTTGCTGAAAGGAGCAACGGACCTGTCGGTTATTTTCAGAGTCTCTATCCTGCACGTTAATGATGCCCACCTCTGTGCCAGGTGACGCGTTCTCAGGTATGGGGTTAGTCAGATATTTGAGATATATCACTGGGGCGTTGTCATTTATGTCAGTAATTTCTATTATCACTTTGGCATATGAGGCTAAGCCTAAACCATCCTTCGCTTTAATGCGCAGTTCAAACGACGGAACGTCTTCAAAGTCAACAGCGCCGATAACTTTAATTATTCCTGTCTTACGGTCCATAGAAAATACTGTCTTATCCTCATCTGAAATGTGATCGAAATCATAAGCCATCTCTCCATTCACGCCCTCATCTGCATCTGTAGCACTCACTGTTACCACTACAGTACCTAAAGGAGCGTTTTCCTGGAGACGGGCTTTATAGACGGCCTGGCTAAACACTGGGGCGTTATCGTTAGCATCCAGTACAGTGACGTGTATGACCACAGTACCTGATCTCTGCGGAGTGCCGCCATCCATCGTCGTGAGTAATAATTTGAGATCCTTCTTTTGTTCTCGATCGAGCTCTTTCTCTAGAACAAGCTCAACACTGTTACTGTCAACAATCAACACGAAATTGTCATTCCTTTCTAGCGTGTATGTTTGGACTGAGTTGTGTCCTATGTCTGCGTCATGGGCCTCCCCTAATAAGAAACGAGCGCCTTTAGATGCCGATTCGCTTATTTCCATATCTATCATGTGCTCGTTGAATTGTGGGGAATTATCATTTATATCTTGAACATGAAGACTAATACGTTGCAGCTCCAAAGGATTCTCTAACACAAGTTCCTGATTTAAAACGCACGAAGCCTTCTTGCCACAAAGCCCCTCTCTGTCAATCCTTTCCGCAACAATAAGATCTCCGGTGCTCAGATTAATGTCACAATAACGTTTACGGTTCCCTTCGGTATCAATACGGGCCTTGCGAGCGGACAGTCTGGTCGCCTCCAGCCCGAGATCTTTGGCTAGATTTCCAATCACAGACCCGCGTTTCATCTCCTCCGGAAAAGAATAGCTCACGTCTCCATAGGCGGACTGCAACGTCATAAGAAAGAAAGCAACGCAGCCGACCAGTGCCACCGAAAATCCTTTGTGTCCCATCACGGGATTAAAACGTGAACACACCATATAATTAAGATAGTACACTTTTAACAAATAGTATTccacaaaaaaaacatgcagtTTGATCAAAATGACATTCTCAAAATGTGCACGCAATCTGACCGTTTCCAACCTCTTCCGCGGCTGAATGGCACCCGAGCCTTGTAACAACACAAGTGGGTGGAGAACAGGATCTATAAAACATAGCTGGTGAATAGCGACACAGTGAGTACCCTTCAGATATTACACATATTATCGTTCAAAAAAGGATTCTCTAACACAAGTTCCTGTTTCAAAGCGCAAAAAGTATTCTTGCCACAAAGCCCCTCTCTCTCGATTGTCACAATAATGTTTACCGCTCCCTTCGGTATCAATACAGGCCTTAAAAGTGGACAGTCTTCTCGCCTCTAGCCCGAGATTCTTGGCTATATTTCCAATCTTCCCCGGAAAAGAATAACTCACGTCTCCATAGGCGGACTGCAACGTCATAAGAAAGAAGGCAACGCAGCCGACCAGGCCGGTCACCAAGAATCCTTTGCATCCTATCCTTAGAAAACGGTGTTATGTTTTGATTAAAGTCACGCCAAAATGTATAGCAAGAATGAGCAATCTGATTGTTTCCACGGTTTTCTGCATCAGTGGCAAACCCTGAGCTCTGAATATGACAGCAGTGGGAGGAAAGCTGTGGTACATATTCAACCTTAGCTGGTGAACAGTGATACTTAGAGAAACCTTAAGAAATTACATATTAGACTTACATGACACTGCTAAGCATGCAGGAAACATTTACTCACACGTTATTGAAACACATGCAGGATAAATTATATGTATTTATCTGTATATGTCTCCTCAAATCATTGTTTATTTATCGAATTTATATATTTCTTTACGGGGTAGGTCAGCTTTGaaattgcagatagattgtagcttccattaacgtaattgtctgcatcacttccaatccctcatatacgcctatgtagatattcctttaaaaaacagccgtttccagttacaatagtcaattacaacattaacaatgtcgacactgtatttctgatcaatgttatgttattttaatggacgacaaaatgtgtttttctttatttacatttctaagtgacgccaaacttttgaacggtagtgtatatacacatTTTTTTTCAATGTTCCATTGTTACTTCAGCTACATTCACCCCCTCCCATCTATGTCGTAACACaatccatattggatttctatttgccatatatttttcaactgttctgaacctttctattctcagaatttctacagattgtaaatgaaaAATAAACCGTTTTGCTAAAAGTATGATTATATttttgatcgattgactatgacttttcagaccacgcagtagtgctatctgcagcgttagctCAAGGTAAATGttacaattcttcagccattcctggacctgtgaccaaaaacaagctacatatggtcAGTACCAAatcaaatgatctaatgattctgtctcttcacagcaaaAATCTGCAGATTTGGGAAGGTTGTATACCCCATATGTATAACATTCCATTGTTTGCaataattttgtataataatttaaatataaaaattctaagttttgaatccggcggtCGTTTTGCGTATCAGTTCATTAACCACGTGTCATGGAATCTGTAtgtcgaaaatctcttcccaactattttgcaatctatatggcattTTTTGGACCTTCAATTAAActgatatttttttaattatcACAATTTTCTTCTAGCAAttatggtctttaatgcagggcccgACAGATAAGTTCCATACTTTTCCCCCCTTCCActttcctcttccatttttgcggtaatgctgcaatttGTTGGTTATAATTTTGGGTaaagcagacatttccatatcgTTTTGTTAGCTGcgtgtgtgacataactccatcAGTCCTACTTATGATCTAATTTATTATacctattttatttattatttttattatgttttttaaaatctattaGTATATGCGAGTCATGGAGTTTATtcatatttgttgtattatttgttgaTTTTTTTCTGGTTGATTAaattgaaattgcaaccaactttctatggcttgttttaaaataGCGATATTTTTAAGGCCCCAGAAAGGTATTTTCTTTTACATTTTTGTTGACTTTTTATTAACatttattggagtgagatcatttcttttcgttagcgcgttgggccagtaaccggaaggttgctagatcgaatccccgagcagacaaggtaaaaatctgtccttcttcCCCTGTCATTgttaacaagaatttgttcttaactgacttgcctagttaaatatatatatatatatatatatatatatatatatatatatttattttttttgtattaaattataatgtccacatcaccattgtattggtaaactacacggtaatgtaaaagttgtatttgttTGTGATCAAATACGTAATATAGTATAATAATCATAAattggttgtaatccagagaggttagaaaaagtatATAGATCCTCAATGAAGCTGTGCTgggatccaaattgtggatttaaaagaagatatcaatcatcagcgtacaatgacaccttcgTTTTTAAGCCCTGGATATATAAACGGACTGGATGTTTATATTTACCACTTATATCCTGTTTCAggaataatgaaatcagaccttgttgAGTGTCCGATAATCTACCATTTTCATAGGAGTgtttaaaacatgctaataacggtcctctgactatatatatttttttaaactccaCCCAGCCATGGAGTTTTCCCGGACTTAAAAGCTTTAATTGTGTCAAGAAGTTCCtcttctgtaatttggccttcacttgagtctttctgtacagatgttaattttatCTCATtaatagaaaaaaaatccatacaattagcttcGGTTAGAGGAGATTTaggagactgaaacgaaaacatgcttaaagtactttgcttcctctttcaaaatgttgtttggtgaatcatgggtAACTCCGTCATTTGTAACACGTTTCAGTAAACGTGTTGAGTTCTactttttggtagcatttctgtGTTGAAGATACATACATAATGTGGTGCTTTTCCCCCAAATTCCacccagtttgctttatttttataatatattacacttgatCAAGTTACACCATTTCTTTtcgtttttcctctaacttattctgagCCTCTATTGGTACAGTTGTATTGCTATTTATCTGTTCTGTTAGACCttctatttcctttgttaattAGGACTCTTTTGACATAAATTGCTTTTATTTTAGAgctgagtactgaattgcatggcctctaaaggcacaatTAAAAGTGTCCCCCATGCAATAAGGGAATCTGCTGTACCTATATTATGTCGGGAAAACTAAGTTATACATTTCTCTGTCCTAGTCATCGATTACATTTCCTATATCCTCACCCACATGGAAATTCAGTACGAGCAATGTATATGCTAATTATCTGATTGTCCGACCGTCCCATATCAACACTTTTGAAACTTTTGGTGCCAacgagaatgacataagaaagtagtcaaaactagcttgattgagcctcCGCAATGTGTGTATCCCACTAGGTAaggatatttaagcctccatatatccactagttccaatatatccatgacatttgTGTTTTCCTTAGAGCATGGAGGGTGATAGTttttagtgtgtttttttttaggtCCATTCAGGTATTTTAAACAGTATTATAAtatcccaccataataatagagtcttgTATTGCTTGTAGGGTTGatcatttattatatatattttcaaagaagcttggatcatcattatttggtccGTAAAGGTTAATGAACCATATCTGTTAATGGTCCAACAACATATTTAAAATCATCCATCTACCTTGCGGATATGTTTGGataatttgcacatttggatcacccacgccgccaaacataccctggtaatattctaccgatcctcgacttcggcgatgtcatttacaaaatagcttccaatactctactcagcaaactggatgcagtctatcacagtgccatcggttttgtcaccaaagccccatataccacccaccactgtgacctgtatgctctagtcagctggccctcgctacatattcattgccagacccactggctccaggtcatctataagtctatgctaggtaaagctccgccttatatcagctcactggtcacgataacaacacccacctgtagcaagcgctccagcaggtatatctcactggtcatccccaaagccaacacctcctttggccgcctttccttccagttctctgctgccaatgactggaacgaattgcaaaaatcgctgaagctggagacttatatttccctcgctaactttaaacatcagctatcagagcagctaaacaatcactgcagctgtacatagcccatctgtaaatagcccatccaatctacctacatcatccccatattgtttttatttacttttctgctcttttgcacaccagtatttctacatgcacaccctcatctgctcatctatcactccagtgttaatttgctaaagtgtaattacttcgctactatggcctatttattgccttacctcctgccatttgcacacactgtatatagacttcctttttttatattgtgttattgactgtacgcttgtttattccatgtgtaactctgtgttgttgtttgctttgctttatcttggccaggtcgcagttataaatgagaacttattctcaactagcctacctggttaaataaagattaaataataataacatttttttttttaaatactgttaattaatatcatcacccctTTTGAGTTTTTTTGCCCATGGGATAAGTATATCCCCCACCCCACAGTCCTTTTTTTCCACACtacttcatctaaaattgttgaatgagtttcctgtaaacaatatatattattttcCTTCTCTTTAAGCCAGATAAATATTTTTCGTGTCTACTAAGCCTTTATCTGTATTAACAAAGCCATTTTTTacacagagcaacatgtttcagcaccatggacagcggtCACAAGGGGAAGCGCTAGAAATACTCTCACGCTTCCTCTTCTCGTCCCCATGTCAGCAAATAACCTCGTTTTCCAACCTGGACACTGAATACCACAGAATGCTGCCATTCCAGGCCCAATGTAGTGACAGAGAGATGGTGGATTAAAACGAGCTAAATCCCAACCTATAAAGATATTGCATGTCAACCAAATTAACTGACGGGAAAAAGCCGGACACGGACCCGTTGTACACGATGTGTAGGCTAACACACATGCAGTTCACAATTGCTGCGCTCGCATTATAGTATTTACTGTCGGCTGTCATGAGGGgattgggagggagggaaagagacgcGCCTGCGCAATTCATTGAAAGTAGCTCGTGGCTGATGCTACACAGCGGCATGCAGAGAGTCATTTTAGAACTGCACACATCGAATAAATGAAGGCACCGACTGTAGTTGACCCAATGATTAGCCTTAGTATTTGAATGCACGTGATCCACTGAATGCAGTGGCACTGAACAACAACTCGCCTACGCTTCTCGGGTTTTCGAGGACTAGACAATATTCGTCGGGAACACATTTAGCCTAAACATTTTGGTTTCAGTAAGGCAACGTTCCAAACACGCGAAGCTTCAGCATCTTGTCACTCTTATTCAATGTTCCAATAGGCCCACCCCACATCTTCTCTGTGGCATCTATGACGACATCCTCCTTGCATCTGATCCAGTGACAGTGGGAAATAGGAAACAACCTGCAGTGATAAAATAAGCTCGTTAAATGTGATTGCTAGCACAGTGTAATTCTATATATTGCTGATTGCTTGCAAATAATGGAACGTGACGGTAACATACACGTTTATCTGATATGTAGGCATACATCGGGAAATAATGCTGGGGTCATATTTTGGTTAATTAAAGTTGTGAATCAGTTTAGTGTGATAGACCCGCTCTCCAAAGGGACTGGTCAGGGCATGCGCTGCTAAACTTGCATTTGGCTCAATCAGACTATTCTCGTGTGAACGTGCATTTTTGGGCAAGGATGATGATACTGTGTTGTAAATGCATACATGACCATTGGTTGTAGACGAAGGCAACTATAACCGCACTGCCCCCCTGTTTGGCCTTATTCATTACGTTTTGGACAAGACACAGTTTACTCCAAAAAAAACGTTTTGCACGCAAACGCGAAAAACAAATTCAGGTAGTTCCATCCCGGTatcgtttgcttccgtttggtcACCGTTGCAAGACGTAATGAATAATCCCTGCCAGGCCCGTATGTGCTGTGTTTCTCCAGCAGATAGCGCCTTTCACTCACAGCGCGAGCCAGCAAGACTCAATGTGGACGAAACAGATGAGAGCGATAAACGGTCTTCCAACTAATTGTGCACTACAACAGCGTTGCAACGTGTTATGCTGGTGGTATAAAGCGTATCTAAATTGCATACAGAATTGCAGACGCGTGTTATCACCCTGTaagctgtttgtttgtgtgtgactgtAGTGTTGCTTCCGGGAGATAGAAGCGTGTGTTGCGTCGTCCACCCATTGCATCATGGGGCGCATAGTCTGCGCATTTTCCTCAGTGCAAGGCAAGGAAGGGCTTTTCAGTTGTAGGCAGATTTGCATCTATAGCCAAATCATCTAGGTCTATGAAGAAACACTgagaacccactgggcacagacgtcaattcaaggTCAATTTCACCTGGGTTCGAcaggaaacaacattgattcaaccagtgtgtgcccagtaggAAAACATGTTATGTCTTCTATAGAGTATGCTAtacatatgagagagagagagaatagagaacagGGACTCATGGTCAAATCTGATCAACTTCAGGCCTGCAGTCTCTGGGCTCCTCATTAGACCAGTCTCTCTGGCCACTGCAGCCAGTATAGCGTCAGCAGCCATTTTGTTTGGTCTAATCAGCCCTTTTAAGACCTCTCTTGTGCCCTGTTCACTGTGCCCTCGCTCTTATGACCCTCCAGCTACAGTCTGGCACATAGCCTGGAGCGGAAGAGACGACACAAACACGCCAGGCTACACAAAGCACCTCTGCGGTGTGGCTGTGAATGTGACCGTGACGGTTGGTTGGTCATCAGAGATGGACGGCGCTGTGCTGCTGTAGCCTGCTTTGTGTAGTGTGGGCAGCATGGGGACATGGTGTTTGTCTGGCACGTCCTGTGAGGCAGGTGTGACTGCCAGCTCCGTGAGTCAGCAACACTACCTTGCTCTGCTACAGAGTAGGGAAATACTGTAAGTGTTCAATATGATGAACGACAAAACTGCAAATGACAGACGCAACACTCCATAGGAATATTTATGGAGCTTTATTAAAATCAAAAGTGCACATTGCGTCTTTCATCAGTGCtgcgcaaacacacactcactccattTGGATTGGCTTTATGGTAATGCTCTTGTCCGAGCTTCACGTCCTTCACACACCCACCGCACACACTGACGCTGTCCTTGCCCGCTCCCTCTCCGCAGACCCGGCGTGAGTTTACCGTCAGTCACTTCATTTCCATGCCTGTCTGCCCCtctttcattatctctctctcgcactctcttaGGCACTCTGTATTTCAACCCTGGCAAGCGTTGTTGCTGCGGAGTGGATTTATTACAGACATCCATCTCCACGTCTGCTTGGCTGTGGTCATGTCTCCGACCCACCCTGTTTGCTTCCCTCAGCAGGATGTTGTTCTTGACGAGTCACTGCGGCAGGAGAGCTGGCTGTCACCACATGACAAACCCCACCACAGACACCCCCAAAACCGTTAACCCCTGAAACATTACATCTCAATCCCTCAAACCCAAACACTCCAACCCGGTACGGTATACATTCACGTCCCAAATACTCTGTTAAAAGCCATAATAAGCAACAATGAACTCTTACATTGAACGGAGTGGGAGTGACAGCGAGGTAGCCATGATGAAATGAAGTGTTTCAGTCATTTAAGTATGCACTGTGCAGAACCTTGCCTGCTTTTTGCATTTCAGTCATCCAGTGCTTACCTCGTCCTGACTTCAGGTTAAGCAGCactccttcatctccctctccacaATCCCTCACTCCGTTTTCAGGGTTAAGTCAGTTCTTTTTTTTTGCAGTGAGATGAAGGGTTGGAGTCACTCAGGGCCTTTTTTTAAACATTCCTTCTCTCAAAACCAGTCCTAGTATTCATCATGATGTTGTGTGGGACAAATTGGCTCCTATTTATCTTTGTGGATGGCATATAAGTAGATCACAGTCGTgtagaagagagaccagagaccccTGTTAGTATAGCAGTCTATTGCTAGTAGTGCTCGAGGTCTGTTAGTTCTGCCACAATGAATATCCATATTCATTAACTGGAGCGATTCACTACTCTACAGACCAAACGCTGCTGGCTACTCTTTCCCCCCTTCCCCTCGcttgtatgtttgtttgtgttacTGAGAGAGTTGAAAtaacacaaaatgcagaaattaAGAAGGCTAGGACCCCTTTGTGAATGCTCTGGGGAGAGTTGAGATGCTATTCCCATGCGTGCAGACCAGGATGTCTGTGATTCTATATGTTTGTCTGGTGTTGTTCTGGAACACAGTGTGTGCTGGGTCAGTGCAGCTGAAGTTTGTCTTGACAGTGTACCTGTGATCGGAGGAGGGTTCAGGGGAATCATCTCATCTCATTGACGTAGACaccaagagagagaaaaggtttgtgtgtgtgtgtgtgtgtgtgtgtgtgtgtgtgtgtgtgtgtgtgtgtgtgtgtgtgtgtgtgtgtgtgtgtgtgtgtgtgagagagagagagagaactctgacAGTCCCACTGTTTCCACCCTCCACCTCTGTACAATGAGATTATCATAAGGCTGTTGCCATGGAGACATGCCCCCTATTTGTGGTAACCATAGAAACCTCCTATTCtgcagagagagatcgagagagaggggagagtgagagagagggttgtTTTGGCAGGCGGCATTAACATGTGAACCCTTGAACTCTCTTCACCGCCAGCTCCCTCCCTTCTCCAAGATGCAGAATggaagagggagtgaaagagacagaggcagagagataaaatgagagaggagggtgagagatgaGCAACAAACATCATTGCATGCAGCTCAAAAACTCAGATGAGAGGCAGCAGAGAAAATAGACGTTGAAAAGAGACAAGAGCTCTCAGATCTTTCAAAGCTTCCTGCTAGATAAACGGCCATTAATCACTCAGCTATCAATGTGCTGGAGGAACACTTAAGTGCTCCAAACCCCATAATTAACACTGTGGAAATCAGGGAACCAAGTCAATGGATCACAGTCTAATTGGAATATTTTTAGAATTCTAAATTAGCACTTTAGATAGTTAGTCCATGGTCTAGACCAAAAGTTGGTCCACATTGGGGTGGCAAAGGTTTGATGGTATTAAAATGGTTCCCCACAAGCCCCTGATCAAATGTACTATATATAATGTATGGTAACGTCTTTCCAAAAAAAGTATCTTTCTATATTTTTCACACCATTATATGTCTTGCTGTatgagatatacagtaccagtcaaaagtttggacgcaccaactcattcaaaggtttttctttatttttactattttctacattgtagaatagtagtgaagacatcacaactatgaaataacacatatggaatcatgtagtaaccaaaaaagtgttgaacaaatctaaatctattttatatttgagattcttcaaagtagccaccctttgccatgatgacagctttgcacactctttgcattctctcaaccagcttcatgaggtagtcacctggaatgcatttcaattaacaggtgtgccttgttaaaagttaatttgtagaatttctttcatTCTTCATGCGTTTGagaaaatcagttgtgttgtgaccaggTACGGtaagtatacagaagatagccctatttggtaaaagaccaagtccatattatggcaagaacatctcaaagaAGCAAAGAATAAGTACCTCATTGCTTTAACggtacctcagattgcagccctaATAAAtacctcacagagttcaagtaacagacacatctcaacatcaactgttcagaggagactgcgtgaatctggtcttcatggtcaaattgctgcaaagaaactactacaaaaagacaccaataagaagaagagacttgcttgggccaagcaattgacattagaccagtggaaatctgtcctttgttctgatgagtccaaatgtgcgatttttggttacaactgccgtgtctttgtgagaagcagagtaggtgaacgaattatctccgcatgtgtggttcccaccatgaagcatggaggaggaggtgtgatggtgtgggggtgctttgcttgtgacactgtcagttatttatttggaattcaagcacacttagccagcatggctaccatagcattctgcagtgatatgccatcccatctgttttgcgcttgatgggactatcatttgtttttcaacaggacagtgacccaacacacttccagactgtgtaagggatattttaccaagaaggagagtgattgagtgttgcatcagatgacctggacccACAATCAActgatctcaacccaatttagttggtttgggaagagttggaccgcagagtgaaggaaaagcagccaagtgctcagcatatgtgggaaatccttcaagactgttggaaaagcattccaggttaagttggttgagagaatgtcaagaatgTGCAacgctgtcttcaaggcaaagggaggctactttgaagattctaaaatatatttttatttgtttaacacttttttggttactactagaggtcgaccgattaatcgaaacgtccgattaattagggccgatttcaagttttcataacaatcggaaattggtattaTTTGGCGCAGATTTTgacaatttacattttttttataccttaatttaactaggcaagtcagttaagaacacgttcttattttcaatggcggcctaggaacggtgggttaactgccttgttcaggggcagaacgacagattttcactttgtcagctcaggggatccaatcttgcaaccttacagttagctagtccaacgctctaaccacctgcctctcattgcactccatgaggagcctgcctgttacgcaaatgcagtagaagccaaggtacgttgctagctagcattaaacttatcttataaaaaacaataaatcaatcataatcactagttataactacacatggttgatgatattactagtttatctagcgtttCCTGCGTTGCagataatcgatgcaacgctgggggatgatttaacaaaaccgcatttgcgaaaaaagcacaatcgttggacgactgtacctaaccataaacaccaatgcctttcttaaaatccaTACACagacatatatatttttaaacctgcatatttagctaaaataaatccagtttagcaggcaatattaaccaggtgaaattgtgttatttctcttgcgttcattgcacgcagagtcagggtatatgcaacagtttgggcagcctggctcattgcgaactaatttgccagaattgtatgtaattatgacatagcattgaaggttgtgcaatgtaacaagaatacttagacttagggatgccacccgttagataaaatacagaacggttccgtatttcactgaaataataaacgttttattttcaaaatgatagtttctggattcgaccatattaatcaccaaaggctcgtatttctgtgtgttatcatgttataattaagtctatgatttgatagagcagtctgactgagcg is a window from the Oncorhynchus clarkii lewisi isolate Uvic-CL-2024 chromosome 14, UVic_Ocla_1.0, whole genome shotgun sequence genome containing:
- the LOC139365807 gene encoding protocadherin beta-16-like codes for the protein MGHKGFSVALVGCVAFFLMTLQSAYGDVSYSFPEEMKRGSVIGNLAKDLGLEATRLSARKARIDTEGNRKRYCDINLSTGDLIVAERIDREGLCGKKASCVLNQELVLENPLELQRISLHVQDINDNSPQFNEHMIDMEISESASKGARFLLGEAHDADIGHNSVQTYTLERNDNFVLIVDSNSVELVLEKELDREQKKDLKLLLTTMDGGTPQRSGTVVIHVTVLDANDNAPVFSQAVYKARLQENAPLGTVVVTVSATDADEGVNGEMAYDFDHISDEDKTVFSMDRKTGIIKVIGAVDFEDVPSFELRIKAKDGLGLASYAKVIIEITDINDNAPVIYLKYLTNPIPENASPGTEVGIINVQDRDSENNRQVRCSFQQNVPFKLVPSIKNYYSLVTTGELDRELVPDYNITITATDEGSPPLSSSKTVQLSVADVNDNPPVFEEQSYSAHVTENNQPGSSVCSVTARDPDWRQNGTVIYSLLPGEMNGVPVSSLLSVNGDTGMIHAGRSFDYEQFRSFKVHVMARDNGSPPLSSNVTVSVFITDVNDNSPQILYPAPEGNSFMTELVLKAAHGGSLISKVIAVDADSGQNAWLSYHIVKSTDPGLFTIGLHSGEIRTQRDISESDSMKQNLIVAVKDNGQPSLSATCAMYLVISDNLAEVPELKDISYDESNSKLTSYLIIALVSVSTFFLTFIIVILVVSFCRRKKPRLMFDGAVTIPSAYLPPNYADVDGAGTLRSTYNYDAYLTTGSRTSDFKFVTSYIDNTLPADQTLRKTPTDFAGELDDSDGSSQVGLNCK